One part of the Desulfovibrio aminophilus DSM 12254 genome encodes these proteins:
- the msrB gene encoding peptide-methionine (R)-S-oxide reductase MsrB, with protein sequence MTLKRKATFAGGCFWCIEADFLKLPGVLSVTSGYVGGAAEEARYELVATGRTGHVEAVQLVYDPGQISYNELLDWFWRHIDPTDGEGQFVDRGPQYAPVIFHHDVEQRRLAEASLERLEKTGRFRVPIRVDIRPYTGFYPAEDGHQKYCRRRPAHYAQYRAGSGRDSFLEEVWGAEASPVAPPAAGEGDSPSEKELRARLTPLQYHVTRESGTEPPFANEHWDRKEPGIYVDVLSGDPLFASRDKYDSGTGWPSFSRPLEPESIGTHRDESLFPPRTEVLARRSGNHLGHVFPDGPPPMGMRYCMNSAALRFVPARDLEREGYGAYRSLFEPD encoded by the coding sequence TTCGCCGGAGGGTGCTTCTGGTGCATCGAGGCGGATTTTCTCAAACTTCCCGGAGTGCTCTCAGTGACGTCCGGGTACGTCGGAGGGGCGGCCGAGGAGGCCCGATACGAGTTGGTGGCCACCGGCCGCACCGGGCATGTGGAGGCCGTGCAACTGGTCTACGACCCCGGACAAATCTCATACAACGAGCTTCTGGACTGGTTCTGGCGGCACATCGATCCCACGGATGGCGAAGGGCAGTTCGTGGATCGCGGCCCCCAGTACGCTCCCGTGATTTTCCATCATGACGTGGAGCAGCGGCGGCTGGCGGAGGCCTCGCTCGAACGTCTGGAGAAAACGGGTCGGTTCCGCGTCCCGATCCGGGTGGACATCCGGCCGTACACGGGATTTTACCCGGCCGAGGACGGACACCAGAAGTACTGCCGACGTCGACCGGCCCACTATGCCCAGTATCGGGCCGGATCAGGTCGGGACAGCTTTCTGGAGGAGGTCTGGGGTGCGGAGGCATCACCCGTGGCGCCACCGGCCGCGGGCGAAGGCGATTCGCCTTCGGAGAAGGAGTTACGCGCCCGGCTGACGCCCTTGCAATATCACGTGACCAGGGAGAGCGGCACTGAGCCGCCCTTCGCCAACGAACACTGGGACCGCAAGGAACCGGGGATATACGTGGACGTGCTTTCCGGAGATCCGCTCTTCGCCTCGCGGGACAAGTACGACTCCGGCACGGGCTGGCCCAGCTTCAGTCGCCCCTTGGAGCCGGAGAGCATCGGCACCCACCGGGACGAGTCGCTCTTCCCCCCGCGCACCGAGGTGCTGGCGCGGCGCTCCGGCAACCATCTCGGGCATGTATTCCCGGACGGCCCGCCGCCCATGGGCATGCGCTACTGCATGAACTCGGCGGCCCTGCGGTTCGTGCCCGCCCGGGACTTGGAGCGCGAAGGCTACGGCGCGTATCGTTCCCTGTTCGAACCTGACTAG